The following are encoded in a window of Oncorhynchus mykiss isolate Arlee chromosome 31, USDA_OmykA_1.1, whole genome shotgun sequence genomic DNA:
- the LOC110526785 gene encoding protein FAM193B isoform X1 codes for MARKKSKQQGVGSKELVSGQQSISKSPVSPGDAAGGDAGLDRLAARANQPMHTCCLLCHREFKDWGASSANGLPGGHGAKLADAVPALSQALLREVPGQKLSDTVPSLSQSLLGEVPLWICQSCRKSVEEEERRSAQDTAAPVPLSHSSSCRAQSCSEGYPEQSSVDWDPSSFLSAHKLSGLWNSAHSNGGIHCNHSTASHAQQGTGGPACHEKRVSHEAPGKSAKTPGAKVCPYSHPSQNSSGSSPGNPLSTSGDLCKTTPKHFKTMCRRPTPPGEAFHPSDHHQHSDLSVPPNSPTGLSSSSQHSSLLPLKQSSGGQQHGHVTSSSSPGLAAHAPFSPLVPNLHVPAAGAKLGALGGPDCPTGAKLGALSGPDCSAASLHKPLACKNSHIPPVNGQHSKLGPSQMGCNHPCNGHSGGALPSSNVGHLTAGQHLTAGQHLTAGQHLTAGACRDQACKGHKLSNGAGGLCHPPSELEEGEDEDSSSERSSCASSSNNQKDGKYCDCCYCEFFGHNAPPAAPTSRNYTEIREKLRSRLTRRKEECLPQRRDSDPAVSTSIDHRDVDELLDFINSSEHKPANSAKAAKRARHKQKKKEKQTQAGSGDGEGAGSDPPSTPPEPSEDPDHLSLEEEEEDVEYGEGPEASRLLEWPQLELERVNSFLTSRLEEIKNTIKDSIRASFSMYDLNLDVNDFPKKAATLEGNHLLSHLNGSSCSDLQQIDLDLAPLSLGTFKSHLDLVSGWEEAHPRDNSPIGPISTPASTTVPGVGGPGVGTGGKDVHRLHTTPSLSKLIRVRSPERCLSARPENKHQAPASIQTQASIKVAKPKEETPAEPKNITTPTPGVNAGAGKLKKGKKQQRQDQLPPEQNQTRPGSKAAAELQKTGPNSSDAVGSKAGSGSKPPPHSAESQRTGARRAEETRPTRQQATNGTVSSTGAPSTQRGKGEEQEAKGHSVTSANHNQAQQQQQPKGKNKKNKNKGEKTSRNIDDVFLPKDVDPKEMDEIDREVEYFKRFCLDSAKQTRQKVAVNWSNFTLK; via the exons ATGGCGAGGAAGAAAAGCAAACAACAAGGAGTCGGGAGCAAGGAGCTGGTGTCCGGACAACAGAGCATATCGAAGAGCCCCGTCTCTCCCGGAGATGCAGCTGGCGGGGATGCAGGGCTGGATAGACTGGCGGCCAGGGCGAAccag CCAATGCACACCTGCTGCCTCCTGTGTCACCGTGAGTTTAAGGACTGGGGGGCGAGCTCTGCCAACGGTCTGCCTGGGGGCCACGGGGCGAAGCTAGCTGACGCTGTCCCAGCCCTGTCCCAGGCCCTGCTCAGAGAGGTGCCGGGCCAGAAGCTGTCCGACACCGTGCCTTCGCTGAGTCAGTCTCTACTGGGAGAGGTGCCGCTCTGGATCTGCCAGAGCTGTCGGAAGAgcgttgaggaggaggagagacggagcGCACAGGACACGGCTGCACCG GTTCCGTTGTCCCACTCATCGTCGTGTAGGGCTCAGAGCTGTAGTGAAGGTTACCCAGAGCAGAGCTCGGTAGACTGGGACCCATCCTCCTTCCTCTCAGCCCACAAGCTTTCTGGTCTCTGGAACTCGGCTCACAGCAACGGAGGGATCCACTGCAACCACAGCACTGCCTCGCACGCACAGCAAG GAACAGGGGGACCAGCGTGTCACGAGAAGCGAGTCTCTCACGAGGCTCCTGGGAAATCTGCTAAAACGCCTGGGGCCAAAGTGTGCCCCTACAGCCACCCTTCCCAGAATTCCAGTGGTTCTTCCCCCGGGAACCCGCTCTCTACCTCCGGGGACCTCTGTAAGACCACCCCAAAGCACTTCAAGACCATGTGCCGACGACCAACACCGCCTG ggGAAGCATTCCACCCCAGCGACCACCACCAACACTCAGACCTGTCTGTCCCCCCCAACAGCCCCactggcctctcctcctcctctcagcattcctctctcctgcccctcAAGCAGAGCTCCGGAGGGCAGCAGCACGGCCATgtcacatcctcctcctctcccggtCTAGCTGCTCACGCCCCCTTCTCCCCGCTGGTACCAAACCTCCACGTCCCTGCAGCAGGGGCCAAGCTGGGGGCCCTGGGTGGCCCTGACTGCCCAACAGGGGCCAAGCTGGGGGCCCTGAGTGGCCCTGACTGCTCAGCAGCGTCCCTCCATAAGCCCTTGGCATGTAAGAACTCACACATTCCTCCTGTGAACGGCCAGCACAGCAAACTGGGCCCCTCCCAGATGGGCTGTAACCACCCCTGTAATGGCCACAGTGGGGGGGCGCTGCCCTCTTCCAACGTGGGACACCTGACCGCTGGGCAACACCTGACCGCTGGGCAACACCTGACCGCTGGGCAACACCTGACCGCTGGTGCCTGCAG GGACCAGGCGTGTAAAGGACATAAGCTGTCTAACGGGGCGGGGGGGTTGTGTCACCCCCCTTCGGagctggaggagggagaggacgaggactctagttctgagaggagcTCCTGTGCTTCCTCCTCAAACAACCAGAAGGATGGGAAGTACTGTGACTGCTGCTACTGTGAGTTCTTCGGACACAACGCG CCCCCGGCGGCTCCGACCAGCCGTAACTACACAGAGATCCGAGAGAAGCTCCGGTCCCGGCTGACGCGTCGTAAGGAGGAGTGTCTTCCCCAGAGACGGGACTCTGACCCGGCCGTGTCCACCTCCATCGACCACCGAGACGTGGACGAGCTGCTGGACTTCATCAACTCCTCAGAGCACAAACCAGCCAACAGCGCTAAGGCTGCCAAGCGGGCACGCCATAAACAGAAGAAGAAG GAGAAGCAGACCCAGGCgggtagtggtgatggtgaggGAGCTGGTAGCgaccccccctccacccctccagagCCCAGTGAGGACCCAGACCACCTtagcctggaggaggaggaggaggatgtggagtaCGGTGAGGGCCCGGAGGCTAGTCGGCTGCTGGAGTGGCCCCAGCTGGAACTAGAGAGGGTCAACTCCTTCCTGACTTCTCGGCTAGAGGAGATCAAGAACACCATCAAG GACTCTATCCGTGCGTCGTTCTCCATGTACGACCTCAACCTGGATGTGAATGACTTCCCGAAGAAGGCTGCTACTCTGGAGGGCAACCATCTTCTCTCCCACCTCAACGGCTCCTCCTGCTCTGATCTGCAGCAGATAGACCTCGACCTGGCCCCTCTCTCCCTGGGTACCTTCAAGAGCCATCTGGACCTGGTCAGCGGCTGGGAGGAGGCCCATCCCCGGGACAACTCCCCCATCGGCCCCATCTCAACCCCTGCTAGTACTACTGTACCTGGGGTAGGGGGACCAGGGGTTGGTACTGGGGGGAAGGATGTTCACAGGCTCCACACCACCCCCAGCCTCTCCAAGCTGATCCGGGTGCGCTCCCCAGAGAGGTGCCTCTCTGCTAGGCCTGAGAATAAACACCAGGCCCCTGCGTCGATCCAGACCCAGGCCTCTATTAAGGTAGCTAAGCCTAAAGAGGAGACCCCAGCTGAGCCCAAGAACATTACTACTCCTACTCCTGGGGTTAATGCTGGGGCTGGCAAGCTGAAGAAGGGCAAGAAGCAGCAACGTCAGGACcagctgcctccagaacagaaccagaccagacccggaTCCAAAGCAGCTGCGGAGTTGCAGAAAACTGGTCCCAACAGTTCTGATGCTGTGGGTTCTAAGGCTGGTTCTGGTTCCAAACCACCACCTCACTCGGCTGAGAGCCAGAGAACCGGGGCAAGGAGGGCGGAGGAGACCAGACCCACCCGGCAGCAGGCCACCAACGGGACAGTGAGTAGCACCGGTGCCCCCAGCACCcaaagagggaagggggaggagcaAGAGGCCAAAGGTCACTCTGTCACCTCAGCCAATCACAACCAagcccagcagcagcagcaacccaAGGGGAAGAATAAGAAGAACAAGAACAAGGGAGAGAAAACCAGCCGCAACATCG
- the LOC110526785 gene encoding protein FAM193B isoform X3 — protein sequence MAAPVIGGLRGGGRGREEEEERRSAQDTAAPVPLSHSSSCRAQSCSEGYPEQSSVDWDPSSFLSAHKLSGLWNSAHSNGGIHCNHSTASHAQQGTGGPACHEKRVSHEAPGKSAKTPGAKVCPYSHPSQNSSGSSPGNPLSTSGDLCKTTPKHFKTMCRRPTPPGEAFHPSDHHQHSDLSVPPNSPTGLSSSSQHSSLLPLKQSSGGQQHGHVTSSSSPGLAAHAPFSPLVPNLHVPAAGAKLGALGGPDCPTGAKLGALSGPDCSAASLHKPLACKNSHIPPVNGQHSKLGPSQMGCNHPCNGHSGGALPSSNVGHLTAGQHLTAGQHLTAGQHLTAGACRDQACKGHKLSNGAGGLCHPPSELEEGEDEDSSSERSSCASSSNNQKDGKYCDCCYCEFFGHNAPPAAPTSRNYTEIREKLRSRLTRRKEECLPQRRDSDPAVSTSIDHRDVDELLDFINSSEHKPANSAKAAKRARHKQKKKEKQTQAGSGDGEGAGSDPPSTPPEPSEDPDHLSLEEEEEDVEYGEGPEASRLLEWPQLELERVNSFLTSRLEEIKNTIKDSIRASFSMYDLNLDVNDFPKKAATLEGNHLLSHLNGSSCSDLQQIDLDLAPLSLGTFKSHLDLVSGWEEAHPRDNSPIGPISTPASTTVPGVGGPGVGTGGKDVHRLHTTPSLSKLIRVRSPERCLSARPENKHQAPASIQTQASIKVAKPKEETPAEPKNITTPTPGVNAGAGKLKKGKKQQRQDQLPPEQNQTRPGSKAAAELQKTGPNSSDAVGSKAGSGSKPPPHSAESQRTGARRAEETRPTRQQATNGTVSSTGAPSTQRGKGEEQEAKGHSVTSANHNQAQQQQQPKGKNKKNKNKGEKTSRNIDDVFLPKDVDPKEMDEIDREVEYFKRFCLDSAKQTRQKVAVNWSNFTLK from the exons ATGGCTGCACCGGTAATAGGGGgattgagaggaggaggaagaggtagggaggaggaggaggagagacggagcGCACAGGACACGGCTGCACCG GTTCCGTTGTCCCACTCATCGTCGTGTAGGGCTCAGAGCTGTAGTGAAGGTTACCCAGAGCAGAGCTCGGTAGACTGGGACCCATCCTCCTTCCTCTCAGCCCACAAGCTTTCTGGTCTCTGGAACTCGGCTCACAGCAACGGAGGGATCCACTGCAACCACAGCACTGCCTCGCACGCACAGCAAG GAACAGGGGGACCAGCGTGTCACGAGAAGCGAGTCTCTCACGAGGCTCCTGGGAAATCTGCTAAAACGCCTGGGGCCAAAGTGTGCCCCTACAGCCACCCTTCCCAGAATTCCAGTGGTTCTTCCCCCGGGAACCCGCTCTCTACCTCCGGGGACCTCTGTAAGACCACCCCAAAGCACTTCAAGACCATGTGCCGACGACCAACACCGCCTG ggGAAGCATTCCACCCCAGCGACCACCACCAACACTCAGACCTGTCTGTCCCCCCCAACAGCCCCactggcctctcctcctcctctcagcattcctctctcctgcccctcAAGCAGAGCTCCGGAGGGCAGCAGCACGGCCATgtcacatcctcctcctctcccggtCTAGCTGCTCACGCCCCCTTCTCCCCGCTGGTACCAAACCTCCACGTCCCTGCAGCAGGGGCCAAGCTGGGGGCCCTGGGTGGCCCTGACTGCCCAACAGGGGCCAAGCTGGGGGCCCTGAGTGGCCCTGACTGCTCAGCAGCGTCCCTCCATAAGCCCTTGGCATGTAAGAACTCACACATTCCTCCTGTGAACGGCCAGCACAGCAAACTGGGCCCCTCCCAGATGGGCTGTAACCACCCCTGTAATGGCCACAGTGGGGGGGCGCTGCCCTCTTCCAACGTGGGACACCTGACCGCTGGGCAACACCTGACCGCTGGGCAACACCTGACCGCTGGGCAACACCTGACCGCTGGTGCCTGCAG GGACCAGGCGTGTAAAGGACATAAGCTGTCTAACGGGGCGGGGGGGTTGTGTCACCCCCCTTCGGagctggaggagggagaggacgaggactctagttctgagaggagcTCCTGTGCTTCCTCCTCAAACAACCAGAAGGATGGGAAGTACTGTGACTGCTGCTACTGTGAGTTCTTCGGACACAACGCG CCCCCGGCGGCTCCGACCAGCCGTAACTACACAGAGATCCGAGAGAAGCTCCGGTCCCGGCTGACGCGTCGTAAGGAGGAGTGTCTTCCCCAGAGACGGGACTCTGACCCGGCCGTGTCCACCTCCATCGACCACCGAGACGTGGACGAGCTGCTGGACTTCATCAACTCCTCAGAGCACAAACCAGCCAACAGCGCTAAGGCTGCCAAGCGGGCACGCCATAAACAGAAGAAGAAG GAGAAGCAGACCCAGGCgggtagtggtgatggtgaggGAGCTGGTAGCgaccccccctccacccctccagagCCCAGTGAGGACCCAGACCACCTtagcctggaggaggaggaggaggatgtggagtaCGGTGAGGGCCCGGAGGCTAGTCGGCTGCTGGAGTGGCCCCAGCTGGAACTAGAGAGGGTCAACTCCTTCCTGACTTCTCGGCTAGAGGAGATCAAGAACACCATCAAG GACTCTATCCGTGCGTCGTTCTCCATGTACGACCTCAACCTGGATGTGAATGACTTCCCGAAGAAGGCTGCTACTCTGGAGGGCAACCATCTTCTCTCCCACCTCAACGGCTCCTCCTGCTCTGATCTGCAGCAGATAGACCTCGACCTGGCCCCTCTCTCCCTGGGTACCTTCAAGAGCCATCTGGACCTGGTCAGCGGCTGGGAGGAGGCCCATCCCCGGGACAACTCCCCCATCGGCCCCATCTCAACCCCTGCTAGTACTACTGTACCTGGGGTAGGGGGACCAGGGGTTGGTACTGGGGGGAAGGATGTTCACAGGCTCCACACCACCCCCAGCCTCTCCAAGCTGATCCGGGTGCGCTCCCCAGAGAGGTGCCTCTCTGCTAGGCCTGAGAATAAACACCAGGCCCCTGCGTCGATCCAGACCCAGGCCTCTATTAAGGTAGCTAAGCCTAAAGAGGAGACCCCAGCTGAGCCCAAGAACATTACTACTCCTACTCCTGGGGTTAATGCTGGGGCTGGCAAGCTGAAGAAGGGCAAGAAGCAGCAACGTCAGGACcagctgcctccagaacagaaccagaccagacccggaTCCAAAGCAGCTGCGGAGTTGCAGAAAACTGGTCCCAACAGTTCTGATGCTGTGGGTTCTAAGGCTGGTTCTGGTTCCAAACCACCACCTCACTCGGCTGAGAGCCAGAGAACCGGGGCAAGGAGGGCGGAGGAGACCAGACCCACCCGGCAGCAGGCCACCAACGGGACAGTGAGTAGCACCGGTGCCCCCAGCACCcaaagagggaagggggaggagcaAGAGGCCAAAGGTCACTCTGTCACCTCAGCCAATCACAACCAagcccagcagcagcagcaacccaAGGGGAAGAATAAGAAGAACAAGAACAAGGGAGAGAAAACCAGCCGCAACATCG
- the LOC110526785 gene encoding protein FAM193B isoform X2: MERRRRDGSAQETPAPVGGGGGGETEVPRRHLHRWEGEERRECPGDTCTGGRGRRDGSAQETPAPVPLSHSSSCRAQSCSEGYPEQSSVDWDPSSFLSAHKLSGLWNSAHSNGGIHCNHSTASHAQQGTGGPACHEKRVSHEAPGKSAKTPGAKVCPYSHPSQNSSGSSPGNPLSTSGDLCKTTPKHFKTMCRRPTPPGEAFHPSDHHQHSDLSVPPNSPTGLSSSSQHSSLLPLKQSSGGQQHGHVTSSSSPGLAAHAPFSPLVPNLHVPAAGAKLGALGGPDCPTGAKLGALSGPDCSAASLHKPLACKNSHIPPVNGQHSKLGPSQMGCNHPCNGHSGGALPSSNVGHLTAGQHLTAGQHLTAGQHLTAGACRDQACKGHKLSNGAGGLCHPPSELEEGEDEDSSSERSSCASSSNNQKDGKYCDCCYCEFFGHNAPPAAPTSRNYTEIREKLRSRLTRRKEECLPQRRDSDPAVSTSIDHRDVDELLDFINSSEHKPANSAKAAKRARHKQKKKEKQTQAGSGDGEGAGSDPPSTPPEPSEDPDHLSLEEEEEDVEYGEGPEASRLLEWPQLELERVNSFLTSRLEEIKNTIKDSIRASFSMYDLNLDVNDFPKKAATLEGNHLLSHLNGSSCSDLQQIDLDLAPLSLGTFKSHLDLVSGWEEAHPRDNSPIGPISTPASTTVPGVGGPGVGTGGKDVHRLHTTPSLSKLIRVRSPERCLSARPENKHQAPASIQTQASIKVAKPKEETPAEPKNITTPTPGVNAGAGKLKKGKKQQRQDQLPPEQNQTRPGSKAAAELQKTGPNSSDAVGSKAGSGSKPPPHSAESQRTGARRAEETRPTRQQATNGTVSSTGAPSTQRGKGEEQEAKGHSVTSANHNQAQQQQQPKGKNKKNKNKGEKTSRNIDDVFLPKDVDPKEMDEIDREVEYFKRFCLDSAKQTRQKVAVNWSNFTLK, translated from the exons atggagaggaggaggagagacgggaGTGCCCAGGAGACACCTGCACCggtgggagggggaggaggaggagagacggaaGTGCCCAGGAGACACCTGCACCggtgggagggggaggagagacgggAGTGCCCAGGAGACACCTGCACCggtgggagggggaggagagacgggAGTGCCCAGGAGACACCTGCACCG GTTCCGTTGTCCCACTCATCGTCGTGTAGGGCTCAGAGCTGTAGTGAAGGTTACCCAGAGCAGAGCTCGGTAGACTGGGACCCATCCTCCTTCCTCTCAGCCCACAAGCTTTCTGGTCTCTGGAACTCGGCTCACAGCAACGGAGGGATCCACTGCAACCACAGCACTGCCTCGCACGCACAGCAAG GAACAGGGGGACCAGCGTGTCACGAGAAGCGAGTCTCTCACGAGGCTCCTGGGAAATCTGCTAAAACGCCTGGGGCCAAAGTGTGCCCCTACAGCCACCCTTCCCAGAATTCCAGTGGTTCTTCCCCCGGGAACCCGCTCTCTACCTCCGGGGACCTCTGTAAGACCACCCCAAAGCACTTCAAGACCATGTGCCGACGACCAACACCGCCTG ggGAAGCATTCCACCCCAGCGACCACCACCAACACTCAGACCTGTCTGTCCCCCCCAACAGCCCCactggcctctcctcctcctctcagcattcctctctcctgcccctcAAGCAGAGCTCCGGAGGGCAGCAGCACGGCCATgtcacatcctcctcctctcccggtCTAGCTGCTCACGCCCCCTTCTCCCCGCTGGTACCAAACCTCCACGTCCCTGCAGCAGGGGCCAAGCTGGGGGCCCTGGGTGGCCCTGACTGCCCAACAGGGGCCAAGCTGGGGGCCCTGAGTGGCCCTGACTGCTCAGCAGCGTCCCTCCATAAGCCCTTGGCATGTAAGAACTCACACATTCCTCCTGTGAACGGCCAGCACAGCAAACTGGGCCCCTCCCAGATGGGCTGTAACCACCCCTGTAATGGCCACAGTGGGGGGGCGCTGCCCTCTTCCAACGTGGGACACCTGACCGCTGGGCAACACCTGACCGCTGGGCAACACCTGACCGCTGGGCAACACCTGACCGCTGGTGCCTGCAG GGACCAGGCGTGTAAAGGACATAAGCTGTCTAACGGGGCGGGGGGGTTGTGTCACCCCCCTTCGGagctggaggagggagaggacgaggactctagttctgagaggagcTCCTGTGCTTCCTCCTCAAACAACCAGAAGGATGGGAAGTACTGTGACTGCTGCTACTGTGAGTTCTTCGGACACAACGCG CCCCCGGCGGCTCCGACCAGCCGTAACTACACAGAGATCCGAGAGAAGCTCCGGTCCCGGCTGACGCGTCGTAAGGAGGAGTGTCTTCCCCAGAGACGGGACTCTGACCCGGCCGTGTCCACCTCCATCGACCACCGAGACGTGGACGAGCTGCTGGACTTCATCAACTCCTCAGAGCACAAACCAGCCAACAGCGCTAAGGCTGCCAAGCGGGCACGCCATAAACAGAAGAAGAAG GAGAAGCAGACCCAGGCgggtagtggtgatggtgaggGAGCTGGTAGCgaccccccctccacccctccagagCCCAGTGAGGACCCAGACCACCTtagcctggaggaggaggaggaggatgtggagtaCGGTGAGGGCCCGGAGGCTAGTCGGCTGCTGGAGTGGCCCCAGCTGGAACTAGAGAGGGTCAACTCCTTCCTGACTTCTCGGCTAGAGGAGATCAAGAACACCATCAAG GACTCTATCCGTGCGTCGTTCTCCATGTACGACCTCAACCTGGATGTGAATGACTTCCCGAAGAAGGCTGCTACTCTGGAGGGCAACCATCTTCTCTCCCACCTCAACGGCTCCTCCTGCTCTGATCTGCAGCAGATAGACCTCGACCTGGCCCCTCTCTCCCTGGGTACCTTCAAGAGCCATCTGGACCTGGTCAGCGGCTGGGAGGAGGCCCATCCCCGGGACAACTCCCCCATCGGCCCCATCTCAACCCCTGCTAGTACTACTGTACCTGGGGTAGGGGGACCAGGGGTTGGTACTGGGGGGAAGGATGTTCACAGGCTCCACACCACCCCCAGCCTCTCCAAGCTGATCCGGGTGCGCTCCCCAGAGAGGTGCCTCTCTGCTAGGCCTGAGAATAAACACCAGGCCCCTGCGTCGATCCAGACCCAGGCCTCTATTAAGGTAGCTAAGCCTAAAGAGGAGACCCCAGCTGAGCCCAAGAACATTACTACTCCTACTCCTGGGGTTAATGCTGGGGCTGGCAAGCTGAAGAAGGGCAAGAAGCAGCAACGTCAGGACcagctgcctccagaacagaaccagaccagacccggaTCCAAAGCAGCTGCGGAGTTGCAGAAAACTGGTCCCAACAGTTCTGATGCTGTGGGTTCTAAGGCTGGTTCTGGTTCCAAACCACCACCTCACTCGGCTGAGAGCCAGAGAACCGGGGCAAGGAGGGCGGAGGAGACCAGACCCACCCGGCAGCAGGCCACCAACGGGACAGTGAGTAGCACCGGTGCCCCCAGCACCcaaagagggaagggggaggagcaAGAGGCCAAAGGTCACTCTGTCACCTCAGCCAATCACAACCAagcccagcagcagcagcaacccaAGGGGAAGAATAAGAAGAACAAGAACAAGGGAGAGAAAACCAGCCGCAACATCG
- the LOC110526785 gene encoding protein FAM193B isoform X4, translated as MCRRPTPPGEAFHPSDHHQHSDLSVPPNSPTGLSSSSQHSSLLPLKQSSGGQQHGHVTSSSSPGLAAHAPFSPLVPNLHVPAAGAKLGALGGPDCPTGAKLGALSGPDCSAASLHKPLACKNSHIPPVNGQHSKLGPSQMGCNHPCNGHSGGALPSSNVGHLTAGQHLTAGQHLTAGQHLTAGACRDQACKGHKLSNGAGGLCHPPSELEEGEDEDSSSERSSCASSSNNQKDGKYCDCCYCEFFGHNAPPAAPTSRNYTEIREKLRSRLTRRKEECLPQRRDSDPAVSTSIDHRDVDELLDFINSSEHKPANSAKAAKRARHKQKKKEKQTQAGSGDGEGAGSDPPSTPPEPSEDPDHLSLEEEEEDVEYGEGPEASRLLEWPQLELERVNSFLTSRLEEIKNTIKDSIRASFSMYDLNLDVNDFPKKAATLEGNHLLSHLNGSSCSDLQQIDLDLAPLSLGTFKSHLDLVSGWEEAHPRDNSPIGPISTPASTTVPGVGGPGVGTGGKDVHRLHTTPSLSKLIRVRSPERCLSARPENKHQAPASIQTQASIKVAKPKEETPAEPKNITTPTPGVNAGAGKLKKGKKQQRQDQLPPEQNQTRPGSKAAAELQKTGPNSSDAVGSKAGSGSKPPPHSAESQRTGARRAEETRPTRQQATNGTVSSTGAPSTQRGKGEEQEAKGHSVTSANHNQAQQQQQPKGKNKKNKNKGEKTSRNIDDVFLPKDVDPKEMDEIDREVEYFKRFCLDSAKQTRQKVAVNWSNFTLK; from the exons ATGTGCCGACGACCAACACCGCCTG ggGAAGCATTCCACCCCAGCGACCACCACCAACACTCAGACCTGTCTGTCCCCCCCAACAGCCCCactggcctctcctcctcctctcagcattcctctctcctgcccctcAAGCAGAGCTCCGGAGGGCAGCAGCACGGCCATgtcacatcctcctcctctcccggtCTAGCTGCTCACGCCCCCTTCTCCCCGCTGGTACCAAACCTCCACGTCCCTGCAGCAGGGGCCAAGCTGGGGGCCCTGGGTGGCCCTGACTGCCCAACAGGGGCCAAGCTGGGGGCCCTGAGTGGCCCTGACTGCTCAGCAGCGTCCCTCCATAAGCCCTTGGCATGTAAGAACTCACACATTCCTCCTGTGAACGGCCAGCACAGCAAACTGGGCCCCTCCCAGATGGGCTGTAACCACCCCTGTAATGGCCACAGTGGGGGGGCGCTGCCCTCTTCCAACGTGGGACACCTGACCGCTGGGCAACACCTGACCGCTGGGCAACACCTGACCGCTGGGCAACACCTGACCGCTGGTGCCTGCAG GGACCAGGCGTGTAAAGGACATAAGCTGTCTAACGGGGCGGGGGGGTTGTGTCACCCCCCTTCGGagctggaggagggagaggacgaggactctagttctgagaggagcTCCTGTGCTTCCTCCTCAAACAACCAGAAGGATGGGAAGTACTGTGACTGCTGCTACTGTGAGTTCTTCGGACACAACGCG CCCCCGGCGGCTCCGACCAGCCGTAACTACACAGAGATCCGAGAGAAGCTCCGGTCCCGGCTGACGCGTCGTAAGGAGGAGTGTCTTCCCCAGAGACGGGACTCTGACCCGGCCGTGTCCACCTCCATCGACCACCGAGACGTGGACGAGCTGCTGGACTTCATCAACTCCTCAGAGCACAAACCAGCCAACAGCGCTAAGGCTGCCAAGCGGGCACGCCATAAACAGAAGAAGAAG GAGAAGCAGACCCAGGCgggtagtggtgatggtgaggGAGCTGGTAGCgaccccccctccacccctccagagCCCAGTGAGGACCCAGACCACCTtagcctggaggaggaggaggaggatgtggagtaCGGTGAGGGCCCGGAGGCTAGTCGGCTGCTGGAGTGGCCCCAGCTGGAACTAGAGAGGGTCAACTCCTTCCTGACTTCTCGGCTAGAGGAGATCAAGAACACCATCAAG GACTCTATCCGTGCGTCGTTCTCCATGTACGACCTCAACCTGGATGTGAATGACTTCCCGAAGAAGGCTGCTACTCTGGAGGGCAACCATCTTCTCTCCCACCTCAACGGCTCCTCCTGCTCTGATCTGCAGCAGATAGACCTCGACCTGGCCCCTCTCTCCCTGGGTACCTTCAAGAGCCATCTGGACCTGGTCAGCGGCTGGGAGGAGGCCCATCCCCGGGACAACTCCCCCATCGGCCCCATCTCAACCCCTGCTAGTACTACTGTACCTGGGGTAGGGGGACCAGGGGTTGGTACTGGGGGGAAGGATGTTCACAGGCTCCACACCACCCCCAGCCTCTCCAAGCTGATCCGGGTGCGCTCCCCAGAGAGGTGCCTCTCTGCTAGGCCTGAGAATAAACACCAGGCCCCTGCGTCGATCCAGACCCAGGCCTCTATTAAGGTAGCTAAGCCTAAAGAGGAGACCCCAGCTGAGCCCAAGAACATTACTACTCCTACTCCTGGGGTTAATGCTGGGGCTGGCAAGCTGAAGAAGGGCAAGAAGCAGCAACGTCAGGACcagctgcctccagaacagaaccagaccagacccggaTCCAAAGCAGCTGCGGAGTTGCAGAAAACTGGTCCCAACAGTTCTGATGCTGTGGGTTCTAAGGCTGGTTCTGGTTCCAAACCACCACCTCACTCGGCTGAGAGCCAGAGAACCGGGGCAAGGAGGGCGGAGGAGACCAGACCCACCCGGCAGCAGGCCACCAACGGGACAGTGAGTAGCACCGGTGCCCCCAGCACCcaaagagggaagggggaggagcaAGAGGCCAAAGGTCACTCTGTCACCTCAGCCAATCACAACCAagcccagcagcagcagcaacccaAGGGGAAGAATAAGAAGAACAAGAACAAGGGAGAGAAAACCAGCCGCAACATCG